A genomic region of Lates calcarifer isolate ASB-BC8 linkage group LG9, TLL_Latcal_v3, whole genome shotgun sequence contains the following coding sequences:
- the nln gene encoding neurolysin, mitochondrial isoform X1, protein MCALRLAVSRTLCRVSKPVLRMTIHNGPAIAARDCSQAGNKRNTLRWDLSPDEIRTMTDSLINRIKKVYDDIGSLNIENISVENTLKALANAKLEYASSRHVLDFPQYVCPSKEVRSASTEADKKLSEFDVEISMREDVFKRITVLQKKLQDNLSPEEKRFLDRLVTLGKRRGLHLSKDIQEEIKRTSKLISELSIEFNKNLNEDNTFLVFSGHELGGLSDSYLKGLDKTENGRYKVTLEYPHYYPLMKRCHNPETRRKMETAFHSRCKEVNTAILEQLIQLRAKVADLLGYSSHANYVLEMNMAKNASNVSDFLDKFYETLKPIGIKERKYILALKKRECLMKGYQFDGQINAWDLPYYMNQVEQCKFAVNKDKLIEYFPLDVVTGGLFGIYQELLGLTFTEVEHAHVWHENVKLYSAHDTETGEEIGQFYLDLHPREGKYGHAACFGLQPGCKGPDGKRRLPVAAMVANFTKPREGWPSLLQHHEVETYFHEFGHVMHELCSKTMFAEFSGTQVETDFVEVPSQMLENWVWEKEPLRRMSRHYKDGSPIPDNLLDKLIASRVANTGLMNLRQVVLSKVDQSLHTSLCADTAEVFAKHCQDILGVPATPGTNMTASFSHLAGGYDGQYYSYLWSEVYSMDIFFSRFKKEGIMNRKVGEEYRREILEAGGSVDGMDMLENFLGRAPRQDAFFQCKGLMKSQETQIS, encoded by the exons ATGTGTGCGTTAAGGCTTGCAGTCAGCCGAACGCTCTGCAG ggTGTCTAAACCTGTCTTGAGAATGACCATCCACAATGGGCCAGCGATAGCAGCCAGAGACTGCTCTCAGGCAGGAAATAAGAGGAACACACTGAGATGGGACTTGTCTCCAGATGAGATCAGGACCATGACAGACAGCTTGATTAACAGAATAAAGAAAGTCTATGATGACATTGGATCTCTAAACATAGAAAACATCTCAGTTGAAAACACATTGAAAGCCTTGGCTAATGCCAAACTGGAATATGCAT CATCACGCCATGTTCTTGATTTCCCCCAGTATGTTTGTCCTTCGAAGGAGGTTCGGTCAGCCAgcacagaggcagacaaaaaaCTGTCTGAGTTTGATGTGGAGATAAGTATGAGAGAAGATGTGTTCAAGCGGATTACTGTCTTGCAG aaaaagCTCCAAGACAACCTTTCACCTGAAGAAAAAAGATTCTTAGACAGACTTGTGACATTAGGCAAGCGGAGAGGATTGCATCTGTCTAAAGATATACAAGAG gaaataaaaaggaCTTCCAAACTTATTAGTGAACTGTCCATAGAGTTTAACAAGAATCTGAATGAGGACAatacatttcttgttttttctggGCATGAATTGG GTGGGCTGTCTGACAGTTATCTCAAAGGACTGGACAAGACAGAAAATGGGCGGTATAAAGTGACACTTGAATATCCTCATTACTACCCCCTGATGAAGAGGTGTCACAACCCTGAGACCAGGAGGAAGATGGAAACAGCTTTTCACAGCAGGTGTAAAGAG GTAAACACAGCGATTCTTGAACAGTTGATACAGCTGAGGGCAAAGGTCGCAGACTTACTTGGTTACAGCAGCCATGCAAACTATGTTCTGGAAATGAACATGGCCAAGAATGCGAGCAATGTGTCTGACTTTCTAG ATAAATTCTATGAAACGCTGAAGCCCATCGGAATCAAGGAGAGGAAATATATTCTTGCGCTAAAAAAGAGGGAGTGCTTGATGAAGGGCTACCAGTTTGATGGACAGATCAATGCCTGGGACTTGCCCTACTACATGAATCAAGTGGAGCAGTGCAAGTTTGCTGTGAACAAGGACAAACTGATTGAGTATTTCCCACTTGATGTGGTGACAGGAGGACTGTTTGGTAtttaccaggagctgctgggtcTCACGTTCACGGAGGTGGAACATGCTCATGTGTGGCATGAAAATGTCAAGCTCTATTCAGCTCACGACActgaaacaggagaggagattGGCCAGTTCTATCTAGACTTGCATCCAAG GGAAGGAAAGTATGGCCATGCAGCCTGCTTTGGGCTCCAGCCTGGCTGCAAAGGGCCTGATGGAAAACGCAGGCTTCCAGTGGCAGCTATGGTGGCCAACTTTACCAAACCTAGAGAAGGCTggccctctctcctccagcacCATGAAGTGGAGACTTATTTCCATGAGTTTGGACATGTAATGCATGAGCTTTGCTCTAAG ACCATGTTTGCAGAATTCAGTGGAACTCAGGTGGAGACAGACTTTGTGGAGGTGCCCTCACAGATGCTTGAGAACTGGGTTTGGGAGAAGGAGCCTCTGAGAAGAATGTCTCGCCACTACAAAGATGGCAGTCCAATCCCAGACAATCTGCTTGACAAACTGATCGCCTCCAGAGTAGCCAACACTG GTCTGATGAACCTGCGTCAGGTGGTCCTCAGTAAAGTGGACCAGTCACTACACACCAGCCTTTGTGCAGATACAGCTGAGGTGTTTGCAAAGCACTGCCAGGACATCCTGGGTGTTCCTGCTACACCAG GCACCAATATGACTGCCAGCTTCAGTCACTTGGCTGGAGGATATGATGGTCAGTACTACAGCTATCTGTGGAGTGAAGTCTACTCCATGGACATTTTCTTCAGTCGCTTTAAAAAGGAAGGCATTATGAATCGAAAG GTCGGAGAAGAGTACAGAAGAGAGATTTTGGAAGCTGGTGGCTCTGTGGATGGAATGGACATGCTGGAAAACTTCCTTGGACGTGCACCGCGCCAGGATGCCTTCTTTCAATGCAAGGGACTGATGAagtcacaggaaacacaaatatCTTAA
- the nln gene encoding neurolysin, mitochondrial isoform X2, whose amino-acid sequence MTIHNGPAIAARDCSQAGNKRNTLRWDLSPDEIRTMTDSLINRIKKVYDDIGSLNIENISVENTLKALANAKLEYASSRHVLDFPQYVCPSKEVRSASTEADKKLSEFDVEISMREDVFKRITVLQKKLQDNLSPEEKRFLDRLVTLGKRRGLHLSKDIQEEIKRTSKLISELSIEFNKNLNEDNTFLVFSGHELGGLSDSYLKGLDKTENGRYKVTLEYPHYYPLMKRCHNPETRRKMETAFHSRCKEVNTAILEQLIQLRAKVADLLGYSSHANYVLEMNMAKNASNVSDFLDKFYETLKPIGIKERKYILALKKRECLMKGYQFDGQINAWDLPYYMNQVEQCKFAVNKDKLIEYFPLDVVTGGLFGIYQELLGLTFTEVEHAHVWHENVKLYSAHDTETGEEIGQFYLDLHPREGKYGHAACFGLQPGCKGPDGKRRLPVAAMVANFTKPREGWPSLLQHHEVETYFHEFGHVMHELCSKTMFAEFSGTQVETDFVEVPSQMLENWVWEKEPLRRMSRHYKDGSPIPDNLLDKLIASRVANTGLMNLRQVVLSKVDQSLHTSLCADTAEVFAKHCQDILGVPATPGTNMTASFSHLAGGYDGQYYSYLWSEVYSMDIFFSRFKKEGIMNRKVGEEYRREILEAGGSVDGMDMLENFLGRAPRQDAFFQCKGLMKSQETQIS is encoded by the exons ATGACCATCCACAATGGGCCAGCGATAGCAGCCAGAGACTGCTCTCAGGCAGGAAATAAGAGGAACACACTGAGATGGGACTTGTCTCCAGATGAGATCAGGACCATGACAGACAGCTTGATTAACAGAATAAAGAAAGTCTATGATGACATTGGATCTCTAAACATAGAAAACATCTCAGTTGAAAACACATTGAAAGCCTTGGCTAATGCCAAACTGGAATATGCAT CATCACGCCATGTTCTTGATTTCCCCCAGTATGTTTGTCCTTCGAAGGAGGTTCGGTCAGCCAgcacagaggcagacaaaaaaCTGTCTGAGTTTGATGTGGAGATAAGTATGAGAGAAGATGTGTTCAAGCGGATTACTGTCTTGCAG aaaaagCTCCAAGACAACCTTTCACCTGAAGAAAAAAGATTCTTAGACAGACTTGTGACATTAGGCAAGCGGAGAGGATTGCATCTGTCTAAAGATATACAAGAG gaaataaaaaggaCTTCCAAACTTATTAGTGAACTGTCCATAGAGTTTAACAAGAATCTGAATGAGGACAatacatttcttgttttttctggGCATGAATTGG GTGGGCTGTCTGACAGTTATCTCAAAGGACTGGACAAGACAGAAAATGGGCGGTATAAAGTGACACTTGAATATCCTCATTACTACCCCCTGATGAAGAGGTGTCACAACCCTGAGACCAGGAGGAAGATGGAAACAGCTTTTCACAGCAGGTGTAAAGAG GTAAACACAGCGATTCTTGAACAGTTGATACAGCTGAGGGCAAAGGTCGCAGACTTACTTGGTTACAGCAGCCATGCAAACTATGTTCTGGAAATGAACATGGCCAAGAATGCGAGCAATGTGTCTGACTTTCTAG ATAAATTCTATGAAACGCTGAAGCCCATCGGAATCAAGGAGAGGAAATATATTCTTGCGCTAAAAAAGAGGGAGTGCTTGATGAAGGGCTACCAGTTTGATGGACAGATCAATGCCTGGGACTTGCCCTACTACATGAATCAAGTGGAGCAGTGCAAGTTTGCTGTGAACAAGGACAAACTGATTGAGTATTTCCCACTTGATGTGGTGACAGGAGGACTGTTTGGTAtttaccaggagctgctgggtcTCACGTTCACGGAGGTGGAACATGCTCATGTGTGGCATGAAAATGTCAAGCTCTATTCAGCTCACGACActgaaacaggagaggagattGGCCAGTTCTATCTAGACTTGCATCCAAG GGAAGGAAAGTATGGCCATGCAGCCTGCTTTGGGCTCCAGCCTGGCTGCAAAGGGCCTGATGGAAAACGCAGGCTTCCAGTGGCAGCTATGGTGGCCAACTTTACCAAACCTAGAGAAGGCTggccctctctcctccagcacCATGAAGTGGAGACTTATTTCCATGAGTTTGGACATGTAATGCATGAGCTTTGCTCTAAG ACCATGTTTGCAGAATTCAGTGGAACTCAGGTGGAGACAGACTTTGTGGAGGTGCCCTCACAGATGCTTGAGAACTGGGTTTGGGAGAAGGAGCCTCTGAGAAGAATGTCTCGCCACTACAAAGATGGCAGTCCAATCCCAGACAATCTGCTTGACAAACTGATCGCCTCCAGAGTAGCCAACACTG GTCTGATGAACCTGCGTCAGGTGGTCCTCAGTAAAGTGGACCAGTCACTACACACCAGCCTTTGTGCAGATACAGCTGAGGTGTTTGCAAAGCACTGCCAGGACATCCTGGGTGTTCCTGCTACACCAG GCACCAATATGACTGCCAGCTTCAGTCACTTGGCTGGAGGATATGATGGTCAGTACTACAGCTATCTGTGGAGTGAAGTCTACTCCATGGACATTTTCTTCAGTCGCTTTAAAAAGGAAGGCATTATGAATCGAAAG GTCGGAGAAGAGTACAGAAGAGAGATTTTGGAAGCTGGTGGCTCTGTGGATGGAATGGACATGCTGGAAAACTTCCTTGGACGTGCACCGCGCCAGGATGCCTTCTTTCAATGCAAGGGACTGATGAagtcacaggaaacacaaatatCTTAA